One part of the Bdellovibrio bacteriovorus genome encodes these proteins:
- a CDS encoding tail fiber domain-containing protein: protein MSKRTLMVLCLTLFICTFWLQLGYAAPSNLTYQGRIIKADGTPLEYGNTSFLFEITSPNGNCVIYREQRDGVSMLNSKGVFDVPIGSGTKLFPADPLFTLLDSFNNSLVHNCFGGATYTAGTGDVRLLKVQFHDGSGWKVISPANEIRSVPYSAYALSAEKLGNKVEADFVLKAAVPTCLANEFLSWNGTAMDCAPVSGAAGGTVTEVTSSNSYITVANSTSTPALTLNVGSAAGTVAAGNDPRLSDSRTPTGSAGGDLGGSYPSPSVVKIQGVAVSNTAPTSGKFFKHDGAQWVPSTIEITDVNNLSTNLAGYHTTAAFNAAVGSANCAAYETPYWSSVSGSFQCQAINVSVAGDVSGSIGAVTVNKIKGVNVDTTGLTSGQVLKYDGTKWAPANDSNAGGTVTNIATGTGLSGGPITSTGTISLANTSVTAGSYGSGTQVPSFTVDAQGRLTAAGNVSIPTASGSTTGLLTSADWTNFNNKLGTASTFAGDVSGTSAAMSVDKIKGTAVSATAPTSAQILIYNGTQYSPSSVSGDATMSTTGAVTLKNTGTAGTYTKVTTDAQGRVTSGTTLSASDVPALDWSKITTGKPTTLSGYGITDSIQNAGGTPSVQSGTVASRPAAATAGRLYIGTDDNSLYRDTGSAWVKVGDGAGSNGVTSVTASAPLASSGGATPNITITQANTTTNGYLSSTDWNTFNNKLGTASTFSGDVSGTSSTTSVDKIKGKSVTPAAYATGQTLRYNGTDWVNALLGFADISGTIATSQLPVVPVSKGGTGLSSGTANGVLYFDSSSTMAATAAGTANQVLRIPGAGGAPSFGAINLAQSAAVTGTLAVANGGTGVSSLTANRLLASDGTGATVTAFTCAVGQLVTFDAAGVMGCTSYASSGLFANGGNSFGAAATLGTNDAQALNLETNSTTRMTVLSTGEVGIGTTTPTFPLEVQASATTSKGIQINNTNNTGGAYINAKAGTNSLSLGTWGQGSGSALTYIESNSNWNFKINTYSNTAITFATNTNAGSNERMRIDNVGNVGIGTTSPSSLLHVTTSAASPPAVLVRNSLSPAPTATVTQNLHAIWNTIVVGSAQPFTGALYGAVNRIEDSAGQTGNISNAIGSVNDVHHKSASTMSNATGLQANVQNTSTGTVTLAKAAYLTVANTGGGTIDTGYGLHIGSIAGTTKYGIYQDDTASTNVFTGNTGIGTNSPNTKLHVEGNTFIKDRLYVYNNSGWGATTPGIALAIGDQDTGLDWVSDGVLQIYSNNAARMHFAINGNVGIGTTTPGYRLDVNGTLRGFGITDSSDIRLKRDIASLSSSEALQRILKIQGVSYNWKNPEHGKRPQLGFIAQELEKIYPELVETDPQGMKSVNYSHLVSPLVEAIKALYDEVSALKDSLADKDQRILALEQDKAQKDKELAELKARMDRLEKAVLNSK, encoded by the coding sequence ATGAGCAAACGAACGTTAATGGTGCTCTGTTTGACCCTGTTCATCTGTACTTTCTGGCTCCAGTTAGGTTATGCAGCACCTTCCAATCTGACTTATCAAGGGCGAATTATTAAAGCCGATGGCACTCCATTGGAGTACGGCAACACCAGCTTCTTATTTGAAATCACCAGCCCCAACGGCAACTGTGTGATCTATCGCGAACAACGCGATGGTGTGAGTATGCTGAATTCCAAAGGCGTCTTTGATGTGCCGATCGGATCTGGCACCAAACTTTTCCCGGCGGATCCTCTGTTCACACTTTTGGATTCTTTCAACAACTCGCTGGTGCACAACTGCTTTGGCGGCGCCACTTACACGGCGGGCACTGGTGATGTGCGTCTGTTGAAAGTTCAGTTCCACGACGGTTCCGGCTGGAAGGTGATTTCGCCAGCTAATGAGATTCGCTCTGTTCCCTACTCTGCCTACGCTCTGTCGGCGGAAAAACTGGGAAACAAAGTTGAAGCTGACTTTGTTCTGAAAGCCGCAGTTCCAACCTGTTTGGCCAATGAGTTCCTTTCCTGGAATGGCACAGCGATGGATTGTGCTCCGGTCAGTGGGGCGGCTGGTGGCACAGTCACGGAAGTGACTTCAAGCAATTCCTATATCACCGTTGCAAACTCCACCTCGACTCCCGCCCTGACTCTGAACGTGGGCTCCGCCGCAGGCACTGTCGCTGCAGGCAATGACCCCCGCTTGTCTGACTCCCGCACGCCGACGGGTTCTGCAGGAGGAGACCTTGGTGGTTCCTATCCAAGCCCTTCCGTTGTAAAAATTCAGGGCGTGGCTGTTTCAAACACAGCTCCCACCAGCGGCAAGTTCTTTAAACACGACGGTGCTCAGTGGGTGCCTTCGACTATTGAAATCACCGACGTGAATAATCTGTCGACGAATCTCGCGGGCTATCACACGACGGCCGCATTTAATGCGGCGGTGGGAAGTGCTAACTGCGCGGCTTATGAAACTCCGTATTGGAGTTCCGTGTCTGGATCGTTCCAGTGTCAGGCCATTAACGTTTCAGTCGCAGGCGATGTCAGCGGCAGTATTGGTGCCGTGACTGTCAATAAAATCAAAGGCGTGAACGTGGACACCACCGGACTGACCTCCGGGCAGGTTCTGAAATATGACGGCACGAAGTGGGCTCCGGCCAACGATAGCAATGCGGGCGGCACAGTCACGAATATCGCCACGGGCACAGGTCTTTCTGGCGGGCCGATTACTTCCACCGGGACTATTTCCCTGGCGAACACATCGGTTACAGCGGGCTCATACGGTTCCGGCACTCAGGTGCCAAGCTTCACCGTGGATGCGCAAGGTCGGTTGACTGCGGCTGGCAACGTTTCCATCCCCACAGCCAGCGGTTCCACAACAGGTCTTTTAACTTCGGCCGACTGGACTAACTTTAACAACAAACTCGGCACGGCTTCGACGTTTGCGGGCGATGTCAGCGGCACATCGGCTGCGATGAGTGTTGATAAAATCAAAGGCACGGCCGTCAGTGCCACGGCGCCGACTTCCGCGCAGATTCTGATTTACAATGGCACTCAGTACAGCCCCTCTTCAGTCAGCGGCGATGCCACGATGTCGACAACCGGCGCGGTGACTTTGAAAAACACCGGCACGGCGGGAACTTACACGAAAGTCACTACCGATGCTCAGGGCCGCGTGACATCTGGGACGACACTGTCTGCTTCCGATGTTCCAGCACTGGATTGGAGCAAAATCACAACCGGCAAACCAACGACTTTGTCGGGTTATGGTATCACCGATTCAATTCAAAATGCCGGTGGCACACCGAGTGTGCAATCCGGAACGGTCGCCAGCCGCCCAGCAGCAGCCACGGCAGGACGTCTTTATATTGGCACGGATGACAACTCCCTTTACCGCGACACCGGAAGTGCGTGGGTCAAAGTCGGCGATGGCGCCGGATCCAATGGTGTGACGAGTGTCACAGCGAGTGCCCCTTTGGCTTCCAGTGGTGGTGCGACTCCGAATATCACGATCACTCAGGCCAACACCACTACCAATGGGTATTTAAGTTCGACAGACTGGAACACGTTTAACAACAAACTGGGCACGGCTTCGACGTTCTCTGGTGATGTGAGTGGAACCTCCAGTACGACCAGTGTTGATAAAATCAAGGGGAAATCCGTCACCCCGGCGGCCTATGCAACAGGCCAAACTTTGCGCTATAACGGTACGGACTGGGTAAATGCTCTTTTAGGTTTTGCTGATATCAGTGGCACGATTGCCACGTCTCAGTTGCCGGTGGTGCCGGTTTCCAAAGGTGGTACGGGTTTATCTTCTGGCACGGCCAATGGCGTTTTGTATTTTGATTCCTCCTCGACGATGGCCGCCACAGCGGCTGGAACAGCCAATCAGGTGTTGCGAATTCCTGGAGCTGGTGGTGCACCTTCATTTGGCGCCATCAATCTGGCTCAGTCTGCGGCGGTGACTGGAACATTGGCCGTGGCAAATGGTGGTACCGGAGTCAGTTCATTGACCGCCAATCGCCTGCTGGCTAGTGACGGCACCGGAGCCACCGTGACCGCCTTTACGTGCGCTGTAGGGCAACTGGTGACCTTTGATGCTGCGGGAGTGATGGGCTGCACGAGTTACGCTTCTTCGGGCCTTTTTGCCAATGGCGGGAATAGTTTTGGTGCCGCGGCGACTTTGGGTACTAACGATGCTCAGGCGTTGAATCTTGAAACCAATAGTACGACGCGTATGACGGTGCTTAGTACAGGGGAAGTGGGTATTGGCACAACCACCCCCACATTCCCATTGGAAGTTCAGGCATCTGCCACCACCAGCAAAGGCATCCAGATCAACAATACAAACAACACCGGGGGCGCTTACATCAACGCCAAAGCCGGAACCAACAGCCTCAGCCTCGGCACTTGGGGCCAGGGCAGCGGAAGTGCCCTGACTTACATCGAATCGAATTCCAACTGGAATTTCAAAATCAACACTTACTCCAACACCGCCATTACCTTTGCAACCAACACTAATGCTGGATCCAACGAAAGAATGCGCATCGATAACGTCGGGAATGTCGGCATTGGTACGACCTCCCCGTCCTCCCTGTTACATGTGACCACCTCAGCCGCGTCACCTCCGGCCGTGCTCGTGCGTAACTCTTTGTCTCCGGCTCCGACGGCGACGGTAACTCAGAACTTGCACGCGATTTGGAATACAATCGTGGTCGGATCTGCACAGCCATTTACCGGAGCGCTTTACGGGGCCGTAAATCGTATCGAAGATTCAGCCGGGCAAACAGGCAACATCAGTAATGCTATTGGCTCGGTTAACGACGTTCATCACAAATCAGCCTCCACGATGTCCAATGCAACGGGTCTGCAGGCCAATGTGCAAAACACTTCCACCGGTACAGTGACTCTGGCCAAAGCGGCCTATCTGACGGTTGCCAACACCGGCGGCGGAACTATCGATACGGGTTATGGACTGCATATCGGGTCTATTGCAGGAACCACAAAGTACGGCATCTATCAGGATGACACGGCCTCAACGAACGTCTTCACCGGTAATACCGGTATCGGGACCAATTCGCCCAACACCAAACTGCATGTCGAGGGAAATACCTTTATCAAAGACAGACTGTACGTTTATAACAACTCGGGCTGGGGGGCTACGACTCCGGGTATTGCGCTGGCGATTGGTGATCAGGACACGGGCTTGGACTGGGTGTCTGACGGGGTTTTACAGATCTATTCCAACAATGCCGCTCGAATGCATTTTGCCATCAATGGCAACGTGGGGATTGGAACCACGACCCCGGGATACAGACTGGATGTGAATGGAACCTTGCGAGGATTTGGGATCACCGACTCTTCAGATATCCGCCTGAAACGTGACATTGCTTCGCTGTCTTCTTCCGAGGCCTTGCAACGCATTCTGAAGATTCAAGGTGTCAGCTACAACTGGAAAAATCCAGAACATGGCAAGCGCCCGCAACTGGGCTTTATCGCCCAAGAGCTTGAAAAGATTTATCCAGAGCTTGTCGAAACCGACCCCCAGGGAATGAAGTCCGTGAATTACTCACACTTGGTGTCCCCGTTGGTGGAAGCTATCAAGGCGCTGTATGATGAAGTCAGTGCCTTGAAAGACTCGCTGGCCGACAAAGATCAGCGTATTCTGGCTCTGGAGCAGGACAAAGCCCAAAAAGACAAAGAGCTGGCAGAACTGAAAGCCAGGATGGATCGGCTGGAAAAAGCTGTGCTTAACAGCAAATAA
- a CDS encoding endonuclease/exonuclease/phosphatase family protein, with amino-acid sequence MVPFIVPAKEKVLLKIGEAPKLPEAPSQFDIFVWNVYKGQKAHLFEQDFKRLGENKDFIFLQEALLDQRMPAMWRSDFAAYEWHLAQSFHYKKDLSSTGVAIGSRLTPHSVDFIRAKTRELFWLTPKLTLFSEYSFGEKKALFVCTHVLNFVTLKAFTSSLYEIAEKIARFDGPVVLAGDFNTWNFKRYMIMKSIFRDLGLEHLDLEDDGRILKLDHVFVRGFDVVKAKVHHTIVSSDHFPLEITLKL; translated from the coding sequence ATGGTTCCTTTTATCGTTCCGGCCAAAGAAAAAGTGCTGCTGAAGATCGGGGAGGCCCCAAAGCTTCCCGAAGCACCTTCGCAGTTTGATATCTTTGTCTGGAACGTTTACAAAGGACAAAAAGCTCATCTGTTTGAACAAGACTTCAAACGCTTGGGGGAAAACAAGGATTTCATCTTCCTGCAGGAAGCTTTGTTGGATCAGCGCATGCCCGCCATGTGGAGATCTGATTTCGCCGCCTATGAGTGGCATCTGGCGCAAAGTTTTCACTATAAAAAAGACCTTTCCAGCACGGGGGTGGCCATTGGCTCCAGGCTGACGCCTCACTCGGTCGATTTTATCCGGGCAAAAACCCGCGAGCTGTTCTGGCTGACCCCGAAATTAACCTTGTTCAGTGAATACAGTTTCGGTGAAAAGAAAGCCCTGTTTGTCTGCACCCATGTGCTGAACTTTGTGACCTTAAAGGCTTTCACGTCTTCGCTGTATGAAATCGCCGAAAAGATCGCGCGCTTTGACGGGCCGGTCGTCCTGGCAGGGGATTTCAACACCTGGAACTTCAAACGCTATATGATCATGAAATCTATTTTCCGGGATCTGGGGCTTGAACATCTGGATTTGGAAGATGACGGGCGCATCCTGAAACTGGATCATGTCTTTGTGCGGGGCTTTGATGTAGTGAAAGCCAAAGTTCACCACACCATCGTAAGCTCTGATCACTTCCCTCTGGAAATCACCCTGAAACTCTAA
- the cysK gene encoding cysteine synthase A — protein MRIYSDITKTIGQTPLIEMQRIGKDLPGRLLLKLEFFNPLGSVKDRIGLAMIEDAERSGQLKPGMKIIEPTSGNTGIALAFVAAAKGYDITLTMPETMSQERRTLLLMLGAKIVLTPGPLGMKGAIAKAMELLENTPNAWMPRQFDNPANPAIHKETTALEIWNDTDGRVDMVISGVGTSGTITGVGTVLKAKNKNIKIIAVEPAESPVLSGGKPGPHKIQGLGAGFIPSVMDRSVVDGVEQVSSEESMKVAREVIKKEGIPVGISSGAAISAGLRQAAKEENRGKNIVVIIPSTTERYLSTLLAEQERAEALSLPVATVDENYLSKVK, from the coding sequence ATGAGAATATATTCTGATATCACGAAAACCATTGGTCAAACCCCGTTAATCGAAATGCAAAGAATCGGCAAGGATTTGCCGGGCAGGCTGTTGTTGAAGCTTGAGTTCTTTAATCCTCTGGGGTCCGTCAAAGATCGCATCGGCCTTGCCATGATCGAAGACGCTGAACGCTCAGGCCAGCTTAAACCCGGAATGAAAATAATCGAACCGACAAGTGGCAATACCGGGATTGCTCTGGCCTTTGTGGCAGCCGCCAAAGGCTATGACATCACTTTGACAATGCCAGAAACCATGTCTCAAGAGCGTCGTACGCTGTTGCTGATGCTGGGGGCGAAAATCGTTCTGACTCCGGGTCCTTTGGGTATGAAGGGTGCTATCGCCAAAGCCATGGAGCTACTGGAAAACACACCCAATGCCTGGATGCCTCGTCAGTTTGACAATCCCGCGAATCCCGCAATTCACAAAGAAACCACCGCTCTTGAAATCTGGAACGACACCGACGGCAGAGTCGACATGGTGATCAGCGGCGTTGGAACTTCGGGCACGATCACCGGCGTGGGGACGGTGCTAAAAGCAAAAAACAAAAACATCAAAATCATCGCGGTCGAGCCTGCAGAAAGTCCCGTACTTTCCGGGGGCAAACCAGGTCCGCACAAGATTCAAGGCCTGGGCGCGGGGTTTATTCCTAGCGTGATGGATAGATCCGTCGTTGATGGCGTTGAGCAAGTGTCGTCCGAAGAGTCCATGAAAGTGGCGCGCGAAGTGATCAAAAAAGAGGGGATTCCTGTTGGGATCTCGTCAGGGGCTGCAATCAGCGCAGGCCTTCGCCAGGCGGCGAAAGAGGAAAATCGCGGCAAGAACATCGTTGTGATCATTCCAAGCACCACCGAACGCTATTTGTCGACCCTGCTGGCAGAACAGGAAAGAGCCGAAGCTCTCAGTCTTCCAGTTGCGACCGTGGATGAAAATTACCTGAGTAAAGTGAAGTAA
- a CDS encoding PPC domain-containing DNA-binding protein, with amino-acid sequence MATEPFSSSNTSYCFRLRPGQDLKKELLFYCQKYHLHAACVVSAVGSVDKAHLRMSGGKDVVEFQGPFEIVSLSGTLGPDGAHLHMAISNYEGQVIGGHLMDGSVIHTTAEIVLLENHDLTFHREVDGHTQYKELVIKKR; translated from the coding sequence ATGGCAACTGAACCTTTTTCCAGCTCCAATACCAGTTACTGTTTCCGTTTGAGACCGGGGCAGGACTTAAAAAAGGAACTCTTGTTCTATTGTCAAAAGTACCACCTTCATGCGGCCTGCGTCGTGAGCGCAGTTGGCAGCGTCGATAAGGCTCATTTACGTATGTCTGGCGGCAAGGACGTTGTCGAGTTCCAGGGGCCGTTTGAGATTGTGTCCTTGTCCGGAACGCTGGGGCCCGATGGGGCTCACTTGCATATGGCGATTAGCAACTATGAAGGTCAGGTGATCGGAGGGCATTTGATGGATGGCTCGGTGATTCACACGACGGCCGAGATTGTGCTTTTGGAAAATCATGATCTGACTTTCCACCGGGAAGTGGATGGACATACCCAATACAAAGAACTGGTGATTAAAAAACGCTGA
- a CDS encoding mobile mystery protein B, translating into MKIQEIPGATPLDDETLRGLIPGLTTHGELDEFEAANIARAILWAESSRSLKKDLLSLTGLKRLHQKMFEDTWRWAGDLRTRQTNIGVSPLSIQSDMAILLGDISYWLQNQTFSVEEIAIRFHHRLVYIHPFPNGNGRCARLATDLFLKQQGCSGFTWGRTSLALAGHLRKEYIHCLKLADKAGEYGPLLNFAKS; encoded by the coding sequence ATGAAAATCCAGGAAATCCCCGGAGCCACACCTTTGGATGATGAGACCTTGCGTGGTCTGATCCCGGGCTTGACCACTCACGGGGAACTGGATGAATTTGAGGCCGCCAATATCGCGCGGGCGATTCTGTGGGCCGAATCCAGCAGGTCTTTGAAAAAGGATCTGCTAAGCCTGACCGGGCTGAAGCGGCTGCATCAGAAGATGTTTGAGGACACCTGGCGCTGGGCGGGTGACTTGAGAACCCGGCAAACCAATATTGGTGTGTCGCCGCTGTCGATTCAGAGTGATATGGCTATTCTTTTGGGTGATATCAGCTACTGGCTGCAGAATCAGACTTTTTCAGTCGAAGAAATTGCCATCCGTTTTCATCATCGTCTTGTGTATATTCATCCCTTCCCAAACGGCAACGGGCGTTGTGCGCGATTGGCGACGGATCTATTTTTGAAGCAGCAAGGGTGTTCTGGTTTTACCTGGGGGCGCACCAGTCTGGCCTTGGCGGGGCACTTGCGCAAAGAATATATTCATTGTCTAAAGTTGGCGGATAAAGCAGGGGAGTATGGCCCCCTGTTAAATTTTGCCAAGAGCTAA
- a CDS encoding mobile mystery protein A — translation MKSKTAKLRRAQLDRQFAAAQEVRALKAPKTGWVREIRTALGMSMNDLATRLGVIKQRIEGLEKNEVAGTVTLESLRKAAEAMNCDFVYCFVPKQGLQKTLEAQAFKVADEIVKSSEHSMSLELQATSKSAQKALSEEIAQELLRNEDRRIWSRKK, via the coding sequence GTGAAATCCAAAACCGCAAAGTTGCGAAGAGCTCAGTTGGACCGGCAGTTTGCTGCGGCGCAAGAAGTTCGTGCCTTAAAAGCACCCAAAACGGGTTGGGTGCGTGAAATCCGTACAGCCTTGGGGATGTCGATGAACGACCTGGCGACACGTTTGGGTGTGATCAAACAGCGAATCGAAGGGCTTGAAAAGAACGAAGTGGCGGGGACAGTCACTTTGGAGTCTTTAAGAAAGGCAGCGGAAGCTATGAACTGTGACTTCGTTTATTGTTTTGTTCCGAAGCAGGGGCTGCAAAAGACCTTAGAGGCGCAGGCTTTTAAAGTCGCAGATGAAATCGTGAAGTCCAGCGAGCATTCGATGAGTCTTGAATTGCAAGCGACGTCCAAATCCGCACAAAAAGCGCTTTCCGAAGAAATTGCCCAAGAGTTGTTGCGCAACGAAGATCGCCGTATCTGGAGCCGGAAAAAATGA